In the Enterococcus rotai genome, AAATCCAGTAACGTTCGTTTCAACGCTACCAGATTTTTTTAGACTAACATTACAAAATGATCGTCATAAACGCTATTGATTATTTTATAACTATTTTGCATTTAAGGCTGCCATCGTAATGTAATTATACGGCTGATTAAAATGAGGTAAAAAGAATAAGTCGAGTAGTTTCAATTCATCAATCGTCATGCTTTTTTGGATTGCAAGTGAGAATAAATGAATGCCCATTGAAATATCTGTACGCGAGGACATTTGTGCACCGACAATTCGACGAGTTTCTTTTTCATAAACGATTCGAATCGCAACTGAATCATTTTCTGTCATAAAGGCTGGCTTTTGTAAATCCGTATAGTCTGTATACAAAACGTCTATCCCGTATTTTTTGGCTGCTTCTAATGAAATTCCTGTTGAAACCATATTTAAACCAAAAATAGAAATCCCATTTGAGCCTTGGACTCCGATTGAAGCAAGAGTTGTTCCGCCAACAATATGACCAGCAACAATGCCCGTTCTGACTGCGTTGGTTGCTAAGGCAATATACGTTGTTTTCTCTAGTGCATTCGAATAAAGAGTAGCACAATCTCCTACAGCATAGACAGCAGGATCACTTGTTTGCTGATATTCATCAACAAGGTAAGCACCATTTTCAAACAATTCTAAATGATTTTTACCTAATTCATTGTTGGGTAAAAAGCCAATCGCATTAATCACTAAATCAACTGGATATTCCCCTTTATTTGTGACGATTGCTGCTACTTTTTTTAGCCCTTTATAAGCAGTAGCTATTTCATCAAAATGTAATTCAATTCCATTTTCAGATAAATTCAGATCCATTTCATCTGTAAAATCTGGATCATAATAACTTGATAAGGAACGTGGAGCGCCGTCAAAAAGTAATACGTCTTTCCCACGTCGTTTAATTGCCTCAGCGATTTCAACACCAATATAGCCGGCACCAATCACAGCAACTTTCCTAACTGAGTCCATTGCCACTAATTGATCTACGGCTTGTCCATCTTGAAACTTCTTTAAAAAATGGATATTTTCTAGATTATTTCCTGGTATCTGTGGCGTGATTGGAATCGATCCTGTCGCTAAAATCAATTTGTCATATTCTTTGCAGAATTGTCTGCCATCACTTGTCTTGCAAAATACTTGTTTCGCGTAAAAGTCAATTCGTTCAACTGCTGTATCTAAATAGACTTTTGCGCCCTTTTCTTCAAATTCTTCTTTATTCGTATAAAATAATTGTTCATATGATTCAATTTGTCGACCTACCCAAAGTGCTGTTCCGCAACCTAGGTAACTAAGATTGGAATTTTTATCAATCATCGTCACTTCTTGATCTGGGTAATTTTCTAATAATGCATTCGCTGCAGCAATTCCTGCATGGTTTGATCCAATGATAATTGTTTTTTTCATTTGGTACCTCCTTCTATTGAATAAAAAAGAGCCCAGCAAAAACTAAAGATTAGTTTATTTTGGGCTCTAAATGTAAATAAATGGCGAGAAAAAAGCAGACTACGCTATGCTTCGATCACATTGTTGCAAATTACTGTGAATTATGAAGAACAATATGATTCGATGTTGCACAACTTAAAGTATCTGAAAATTATTTTTATCCTAACCGTTTTTTTATTATGCTTGCGTGATTGGCAAGATATTTTCAACTTCTGAGTGTGGACGAGGGATTACATGAACTGATAATAATTCCCCTACACGTTGAGCTGCAGCTGCACCTGCGTCTGTAGCTGCTTTAACAGCACCTACATCACCACGTACCATAACGGTCACAATACCACCGCCAACTAATTCTTTTCCTACTAATGATACATTAGCCGCTTTGACCATTGCGTCTGCTGCCTCGATTGAACCGATTAATCCTTTTGTTTCGATCATTCCTAGTGCATCTGATTTCATTATAATTTCCTCCTAAGATTCTATATGTTATTTTTTGATCACGATTTTAGTATTGGGTGTTATCCCAAGTGCATTTGCTTCTTCTGTATCAATGTGACATTCCAAACCAGAGTTTTCAACGGCTCTAATTATGACATTGGATAAGCTGCCACCACGTTCTCCTGAAAACTCAATTGTTACTGCTTGGCCATCATGGACACCAAATCGAACGGCTTCTGCCGGCAACATGTGGATATGACGTTTGGCAACGACAACTCCTTCACTTATTTCCGCAGAACCTTTTGGCCCGATCAATGTGATATTCCCCGATCCAGCAAGATCTCCTGATAAACGTAACGGAGCTTTCACGCCCAGTTTAAATGAATCACTTTGTAAGATTTCTACTTGTGTTTGTTTTCTAACTGGACCTAAGATACGAACTTTTTCAATTGCACCTTTTGGTCCACAAATCATCACAGTTTCTTTACAAGCATATTGTCCAGGCTGAGAAAGATCTTTTAGCTTGGTCAATTGATACCCTTGACCAAATAATTTATCTACTTCTTGCTGAGATAAGTGAATATGACGGTTAGAAATCCCCACTGGAATCTGCTGATT is a window encoding:
- the nox gene encoding H2O-forming NADH oxidase; its protein translation is MKKTIIIGSNHAGIAAANALLENYPDQEVTMIDKNSNLSYLGCGTALWVGRQIESYEQLFYTNKEEFEEKGAKVYLDTAVERIDFYAKQVFCKTSDGRQFCKEYDKLILATGSIPITPQIPGNNLENIHFLKKFQDGQAVDQLVAMDSVRKVAVIGAGYIGVEIAEAIKRRGKDVLLFDGAPRSLSSYYDPDFTDEMDLNLSENGIELHFDEIATAYKGLKKVAAIVTNKGEYPVDLVINAIGFLPNNELGKNHLELFENGAYLVDEYQQTSDPAVYAVGDCATLYSNALEKTTYIALATNAVRTGIVAGHIVGGTTLASIGVQGSNGISIFGLNMVSTGISLEAAKKYGIDVLYTDYTDLQKPAFMTENDSVAIRIVYEKETRRIVGAQMSSRTDISMGIHLFSLAIQKSMTIDELKLLDLFFLPHFNQPYNYITMAALNAK
- the eutM gene encoding ethanolamine utilization microcompartment protein EutM, which codes for MKSDALGMIETKGLIGSIEAADAMVKAANVSLVGKELVGGGIVTVMVRGDVGAVKAATDAGAAAAQRVGELLSVHVIPRPHSEVENILPITQA
- a CDS encoding phosphate propanoyltransferase, whose protein sequence is MDNYEELLTKLLEKLAPTDQIQPTKLTDNQQIPVGISNRHIHLSQQEVDKLFGQGYQLTKLKDLSQPGQYACKETVMICGPKGAIEKVRILGPVRKQTQVEILQSDSFKLGVKAPLRLSGDLAGSGNITLIGPKGSAEISEGVVVAKRHIHMLPAEAVRFGVHDGQAVTIEFSGERGGSLSNVIIRAVENSGLECHIDTEEANALGITPNTKIVIKK